In Anopheles gambiae chromosome 2, idAnoGambNW_F1_1, whole genome shotgun sequence, a single window of DNA contains:
- the LOC133392205 gene encoding uncharacterized protein LOC133392205, with translation MLTKEELLCALEVANIEVPPKATLPQLRMLYEQSVPKNKMEEQSTQNFIPQRVCADEDEVTNNGNHVAAAAILMKDKAAPTSSTQGASFDATSHQLELMALRAKIMEMEQRQTFTDGRLVHPEELKHLIPEFSDGLGINKWINTIRYNSELYGWQDRTMLLYAGSRLTGAASEWYNGFRNTLKTFDEFADTIKKAFPDRCNEAVIHSQLASVYKKISESYTSYVYRVNALGMSGHVSEEAIITYVIRGLSRDPLYDSLVTKDYRDIYDLIDNIKRYESHLLLRKNPERRSPSHINTISPRPIPPRQTTTEPLRCYNCSNHGHHSSQCTQPRRAPGSCFRCGSTSHVIRNCPVPDRRQLTVAAVQGNDNETAHLDSGENGNFVQLEAYQEL, from the coding sequence ATGCTTACAAAAGAGGAACTTCTTTGTGCTTTGGAAGTTGCTAACATCGAAGTGCCTCCGAAAGCAACTTTACCACAACTACGCATGTTGTACGAGCAAAGtgtaccgaaaaacaaaatggaggaACAATCAACCCAGAATTTCATTCCTCAAAGAGTGTGTGCAGATGAAGACGAAGTGACGAACAATGGAAACCACgttgcagcagccgccatCTTGATGAAAGACAAAGCTGCTCCGACATCTTCGACGCAAGGTGCTTCATTCGACGCAACTTCTCATCAATTGGAATTAATGGCGCTACGAGCAAAAATTATGGAAATGGAACAGCGGCAGACGTTTACGGATGGTCGATTGGTTCATCCCGAGGAGTTGAAACATTTGATACCGGAATTTTCTGACGGCCTCGGTATCAATAAGTGGATCAATACGATTCGCTACAATAGCGAATTATATGGATGGCAGGATCGCACGATGCTTTTATATGCAGGCAGTCGGTTGACTGGAGCAGCAAGCGAATGGTACAATGGCTTCCGTAACACTTTGAAGACATTCGACGAATTCGCTGACACAATTAAAAAGGCTTTTCCTGATCGCTGTAACGAAGCCGTTATTCATAGCCAATTAGCATCGGTCTACAAGAAAATTTCTGAGTCGTACACAAGCTATGTATACCGAGTAAATGCGCTGGGAATGTCAGGCCACGTGAGTGAGGAGGCTATCATAACTTATGTCATCAGAGGACTTTCTCGTGACCCTCTCTATGATAGCCTTGTGACCAAGGATTACCGCGATATTTACGACCTGATTGACAACATTAAGCGATATGAATCCCATCTTCTGTTGCGCAAAAACCCAGAACGCCGCAGCCCATCTCACATCAACACCATTTCCCCGAGACCGATTCCACCAAGACAAACGACGACAGAACCTCTTCGATGTTATAACTGCTCGAATCATGGACATCATTCATCGCAATGCACACAACCTCGCCGAGCTCCGGGTTCCTGTTTCCGATGTGGTAGCACATCACATGTCATTCGCAACTGTCCTGTCCCAGATAGACGTCAACTAACGGTTGCTGCGGTACAGGGCAACGACAATGAAACAGCGCATCTAGATTct